TGTTTCATTGCCTACCGAAAGCGGATATTCTAAAAGGGTAATCAATGCAGGGAAGATCCGAAACAGAGGACTTGAACTTTCAGCCGATATCTTAGCTGTAAAAGGTAAAAATTTCTCATGGAAAGTAGGTGGAAACTGGTCTACCAATGAAAACAGAGTAATGACGTTACCAGAAGGTTTCGACGGAATTGTTTCCAACGTAGGCGATGTAGTTTTCTATAAAATGGAAGTAGGAGGTTCTCTGGGAGATATGTATGGATTTAAATTATTGAGAACACCAGATGGGAGAGTAATTTACGGAGATAACGGACTTCCCGGAAGACCCGCAGACATTGAAAAAGTAGGAAATGCATTCCCGAAATGGAGAGCAGGTCTTCAGAATGATTTCAGAATTAAAAATTTTACAATCAGCTTCTCATTTGATGGTCAGTATGGTGGTATCGCCTACTCACAATCTCATCATAAAATGTCTGAACAGGGCAAGCTGAAATCTACCCTTCCGGGAAGAGATAATCCTGGCGGAATGATTGTAGGAGATGGTGTTATTCAGAACCCTGACGGATCTTACAGCCCGAATACCAAAGGAGTAACCGCTTCATCCTATTACGGAGATTATTACAGAAGAGCCAATGTAGAAACCAACAGTTTCAGCACAGATTTTATTAAGCTGAGAGATGCCAGAATTGCCTATTCTTTCCCAAAAGAAACCATTCAGTCTTTAGGGCTGGATGATCTTACGATTGCCATTTTCGGAAAGAATCTGTGGATGTGGACGAAGTTCCCAATGTTTGATCCTGAAGTCGCTACACTGGATAATGCTACCATCACTCCGGGAGTCGAAATGGGGCAACTGCCTACAGCAAGAACAGTTGGTTTTCAGCTAAATCTTAAATTCTAAAATCTTTAAAAATGAAAAAAATAATCATACATCTCACATTGGCTGTTTCTGTTTTCATGCTACAGTCTTGCGACAGAACATTCGAGGAAATCAATACAGATACCAGTAAGATTAAAGATCCGTCAGTAGGAAGCCTTCTTGCTCCTATCCAATATGAAATGGGAAGTTATGGATATAACAGAGCGGATGACTTTACTTTCGATATTATGCAGATTGCTTTAGACTTTCCGAGTGAAGGAAATACCTACAGTAGATATTATATGGACGAAAAAAGTGGTAACGGCTACTGGAATACTTCCTATAAATGGCTTAAACAGGTAAGTGACCTTCGAAAATATGCCACAAAAGAGCAGAATAATAATTATCTGGCCATATCGATGGTTTTAAATGCCTGGATTGCCTCTAATCTTACCGATGCATTCGGAGACGTTCCTTTATCTGAAGCGGTGAAGATTGAAGAAAATATTCTGAGACCGAAATATGACAAGCAGAAAGATATTTACATCCAGCTTTTGAATGACCTGAAAACAGCCAATTCACTATTCAACACCAATCAGGCATTAACGGAAACTGATTTGTTTTACAATGCTAATACCAACAGCCAGACAGGGATTTTAGGATGGAAAAAATTCTGTAATTCACTTTCATTAAGATTGCTGACCAGAATTCTAAGCAGAAACGGAGAAGTGAATGTGTATGAAAGAATTCAGGAGATTGTCAACAATCCGGCTCAATATCCCATTTTCCAGAATAATACGGATAGTGCTGTATTACCGCTTTCTGGAGTATCTCCATATTTGCCTCCAATAGCACGTCCACAGGATTTTACAGCCTACAGAGCAGCAGGAGAGTTCTTTGTTAATGCCATGAAAGACAATAATGATCCAAGGATGAGCATGTTTTTTACGAAAGCTAAAGCCACTACAGGAGAAGATCTTGGCTATAAAGGCGCTCCTTCGGGATATGCTTTGGGAACAGCTTTCAACTATCAGCCTTCCAATTTTAATCAGAACTTAGCAAAAGCTCCTTTAAAGATATTAATCATGACCTATTCTGAAGTTCAGTTTATTCTGGCAGAATTGGTCAATAGAGGAATTGTTGCAGGAAATCAGCAGGTTTATTACGAAACAGGGGTGAAATCTATTATTGAACAATGGGGAGCAACAGTTCCGGCTAATTATTTCAGCAATACAAAAGTAGCGTATGATGGTTCTCTTGAAAAAATTATGCTTCAAAAATACATCTCCCTGTTTTTTGTAGATCATCAGCAATGGTATGAATTCAGACGTACAAAACTGCCGGTATTGCCTAATAACGGAGGACTTCAGAATAGCGGACAGATGCCTGTAAGATTTATGTATCCTACCACAACAAAAGTAATGAACGCTGATAATTACAACGCAGCCGTACAATCCATGGGTGGAGATAATATCACTGTAAAAATGTGGTGGAATAAATAATAACCTCAATTGAAAAATTTAAAAAATAATTTAAAGATTTAAAAATGATGAGTATCAATATAAAATTTTTAATGCCTTGTGTGCTGGTTTCAGCAATGGTATTCTCACAAACATCAGTTTCAGGATATGTCTACGAAGACAGCAATAAAAATCAAAAGAAAGAAAACCGCGAAAAAGGAATAGAAGGAGTAGCTGTTTCCAACGGTGTTCAGGTAGTTCTTACCGATAAAAACGGAAGATACAGCCTGCCGGTTCAGGAAGACCAGACTATTTTTGTGATTAAACCTTCAGGATATCAAACGGCTTTGAATGCGAACAACTTACCTCAGTTTTATTACCATCATAAATCCAAAGGTTCTCCATCAGATTTTAAATACAAAGGAGTTGCACCTACAGGAGATCTTCCCAAAGAACTGAACTTTCCGCTTTACCCACAAAAGGAAGATAAAAACTTTGATATCCTTGTTTTTGGTGATCCGCAGCCTTACACAGAAAAAGAACTGGACTATTTCAAAAGAGGAATTGTAAACGAAGTGAAGAAAACTAAGAAAAATGCTGTGTTGGGAATCAGTCTTGGGGATTTGGTAGGAGACAACCTAAGCCTTCAGAAACCTTATGCAGATGTGATGAAAGAAGTGGGACTGCCTTGGTACAATGTGATGGGGAATCATGATATGAACTATGATGCGAAGGAAGACAAGCTTTCCGATGAAACATTTGAATCCAATTTTGGTCCTGCCAATTATTCTTTCAATTATGGGAATGTACACTTCATTATTCTGGACGATATCCTTTATCCCGATCCGAGAGATGGCAAAGGCTATTGGGGAGGATTCCGTGAAGACCAGCTTCAGTTCATCGAAAGTGATTTGAAACTGGTTGACAAGAATAAATTAATCGTCATTTCCTTCCATATTCCGTTGGAACATAACAATGAAGACAGTTTCAGAAATGCAGACCGTCAGAAGTTATTTGATTTCTTAAATCCATTTCAGAATGTATTGCTTTTATCCGCACATACGCATATTCAACAGCAGATTTTCTATGGCAAAAAAGCAGGCTGGAACGGAATTAAAGAACTACACGAATACAACGTAGGAACTACGTGTGGAGACTGGTATTCCGGAACACCGGATGATGCAGGGCTTCCTACCTCCACCATGAGAGATGGAACCGCAAAAGGATATTCTTTCATCACTTTTACAGACAATCAGTATAAAGTAAAATACAGAACAGCCGGAAAACCGGAAGAATATCAGATCAAATTATATGTTCCGAAAGTAATCCCATCCTCAAGAACTTCGGCGAAAGTACTGGCTAATTTCTTCATGGGAAGCAAAAAAGACAAAGTAGAATACAGAATAGACGGAGGAAAATGGGAAGAAATGGAATATGATGAAACCATAGACCCGAATTTTGCCCTTTCTGTTTTCAAATGGGATACCACAGAGAAAATTCTTCCGGGAAGAAGACCTTCCAACCCCGAAATGTCAAAACACATCTGGGAAGCAGATTTTCCTAAGAAGTTATCATTAGGAAAACATAAAGTTGAGGTGAAAGCGGTCGACATGTATGGCAATGAATTTTCTGCTTCAGAAGAATTTGAAGTTCAAAATGCTATCCAAATTCCTTAAGCATTTTATTTTTTTACTATACCTTTTTTTAGATTTTAAAACCGGTTCTTATGAGCCGGTTTTAATTTTTATTATTCACCCAAATCATGGTTCATGAAACCATTAAAAAACTATTAAATCTATGTTTTCACCCCCTCATAAAAATGTTCTTTCGTAACTTTGTAGTAAGAAAAGTATCATTACTATGAATATAAACGGAAAAAATGCCATCGTAACAGGTGGTGGAAGAGGACTAGGGAAAGCGGTAGCATTAGCATTAGCCAATGAAGGAGTAAACGTTGCCATTACAGGGAGAAATGAGGAAAACCTTAAAATGACGGTTGAAGAAATTAAAAAACTGGGCGTGAACTCAGCCTACGCAGTTTTTTCTGTAGACAATGAAATTCAGGTAAAAGCTGGAATAGAATCTTTAGCAGAACAACTGGGAGGAATTGATATTCTGATCAACAATGCAGGAATCGGGGACTTTGGAAGCATTGAAGAAATGTCTTCTGAAACATGGGAGCAGGTAATTAAAACCAACCTTTTCGGAGTGTATTACGCAGCAAAAGCGGCCCACCCATTCATGAAAGCTAAAGGTGAAGGTGATATCGTCAACGTAGCTTCTACAGCAGGCTTGAAAGGTGGACCGAATATGTCAGCATATGCCGCATCAAAAGCAGCAGTAGTATCTTTGTCTCAATCTATGATGGCAGAATGGAGAAAACAAAATATCCGTGTGATCACTTTGACTCCAAGTACAATTGCTTCAGATATGAGCATCCAGGGAGGACTTACAGACGGAAATCCTGATAAAGTATTACAGCCGGAAGACTTCGCAGAATGGGTAAGAGATATTCTGAAAATGAACAGAAGAGCATTAATTGCAAACGGTTCTATTTTCTCTACAAATCCATAATAAGGTTTACAATTTAAAGTTCAGGGTTTAAAGTTTAAAGTTTAAAGATTTTGGCAAAGGACATTTTAATCTGGCTTGAATGATAAAAATTCAATAGGAGCGGGCTTTAGCCCGCTTTCTCTTTTACCGTGTTTCTGGGAAAACTTACAGTTCCTTGTATTTCAAGAGAATAACTAGAGGTTGTAATAAGTTTTGGCTAAAGGCAATGGAATTTGTCTTAATTTTGAAGATGGGTTAAAGCCCATCCCTATTGAATATAGTATACGCAATCATCTGTGATATCCGTGCAATCTGTGGAAAAAAAACACAAATAAATTTTTCCATAGCATCCATTCAAAAAAATCAAAAAAATACCCGGTTTCAGCCAAAAATCTCTTCATCATTTTTTTAACCGTAATAACATTAGTATTTTTGCAGCAAATTAGTCACATGCAAAATTATTTAGAATTCAATTTCAAAATTTCTCCATTGCAGCCTTGGAATGAGATTTTAATGGCAGAGCTTATAGAAATAGGTTTTGACAGCTTTACAGAAGAAATTGACGGAATTTTAGGATATATCCAGACAGATTTGTTTCACGAAGATCAGCTGAAAGCACTTCCGATCTTTGAAAACGAAAATGTAAAAATTGAATATTCTTTCGAAGAAATGCCAAACATCAACTGGAATGAGGAATGGGAAAAGAACTTCTCTCCCATCAATATTGATGATAAAGTATTGATCAGAGCAGAATTCCACGAATCTGTACCGGGAATGCATGAAATTATCATTCAGCCTAAAATGTCTTTCGGAACAGGACATCACCCTACAACCCACCTGATGATCCAGCAGATGATGGATATTGATTTCAATGGTAAAAAAGTTCTGGATATGGGATGCGGAACTTCTGTATTGGCCATTTATGCAAAACAGCAGGGAGCAGGAGATACAAAAGCCATCGATATTGATGAATGGTCTGTAGAAAATTCAAAAGAAAATGCTGTAAGAAACAGTGTAGAACTGGATATTGAACAGGGAACTGCCGAAAATTTAGGAAAAGAAAATTTCGATATTATTTTAGCCAATATCAACAGAAATATTCTGATTTCAGACATCCCGACTTATGTTTCAGTATTGAATGACGGAGGACAACTATTGCTTTCAGGGCTTTGTTTCTTTGATGTGGATGATATTCTGGAAGTATGCAAAGAAAGCGGACTTGAGCTGAAAAAGCAATTGCAGCGTGAAGAATGGGTAAGTCTTCTGCTTGAAAAATAACACACCAAAAAAACAAAATATAACTATGAAAACTTTATGGACAGCTTTATTTTTACTGATGCTGCAGCTTTTTACAGCACAGGAAACTGAAGTATATGCAGATGGAGTCTTTGGCTTTGAGGAAAATAAAACCCAGAAGATTTTTACTGACTGGACCCGTGTGAGACAGGATCCCGGAGTGAATGCTCAGATTGTAGATTCGCTACAGATCAATCAGCAGGTTACGATTCTTAAAAAAGAAAATACAGTCCTGAAGCTGGGAGAAAGAAATGCTAATTGGTATAAAATCTCTTATCAGAAAGGGGAAAGTACATTGGAAGGTTATATCTGGGGTGGCAATCTTTGTGTAGGATACCGTAACAAAAATGGGCATGATTTCCTTTTTGGACTTTCTAAAACCATTGACAGGAAGAATAAAGAATTCAATGAGACCCAAAAGCAGAATATTGCCGGAATAAAAGTAATGGAAGGAAGTACACTCATTGATGAGGTGTATTTTGATACAGGAAGAGGAGAAGAGCTGAGCTTTGCATCATTCAATATTGAAAGTGGTCACAAGCTGCAAAATGTTGAATTTACTTTAAAAGCAATGGTTTCCGGAGAAGCCTGTGGAATTGCCAGCTATGATCAGTATGTTCTTTTCAAGGATAAAAAACTGGTTGCCCTTCCGCAGTTAACAAATGTAGGAGATGCCGGAGCTTATTATCACAGCGAAGAATATGTTTTTCCTAATGATAAAGGAGGGATTCCCAATGCATTTATCCTGAAAGTGGAAGATATGGAAGTGGATGAAAAAGACAGGGAGAAAAAGAAAAGCTCTTCCAAAACCTATCTTTGGAACGGAAGTTCTTACCAATTGAAATAATAAGTATTCTCAATATAGTAAACCGCTGTACTTATAGCGGTTTTTTTGTGTAAAGATCTTTTACAGTTGAAAAAAATCGAATACATTTAGAAGATAAAAAACAAATGGATATACTTGAAGATTTACTACCCATTCTATTCTCAGTATTTGTAGGCGGCATCATCGGAATTGAAAGAGAATACCAGCTGAAGTCAGCAGGATTAAGAACCATGATTCTTGTGACACTCGGAGCATGTATTTTTACCATGCTTTCTATGAGTCTGGGCGGGCCGGGAAGTCCTGACCGTATTGCAGCCAATATTATTACAGGAATCGGATTTGTAGGAGCCGGAGTTATTTTTAAAGAAGACAACAGAGTTTCCGGACTTACAACCGCTGTCACAATATGGATTTGTGCTTCTCTGGGAATGACCATAGGAGCCGGATATTATCAGGAAGCAATCATAGGCTCGCTGGTGGTATTTTTGCTGCTTATTATGTTCAAATATGTCCAGGATATTATTGATAAAATAAGTGTCCGCTACACCTATCAGATCACACTTCCTTATGAAGATGGAGTAGTGGAGAAATATGAGACTCTTTTTAAAGAACATGGCTTAAAATCAATCAGAGGAAAGCAAGTGAGAAGCGGTGAAAAATACACCATCATCTGGCGTGTGCAGGGAGCTGCAAAAAAACATGATATCTGCACAAAAATCCTACTTAATGATCTGTCCATCGAAGAATTCCGATTTTAATTAAAGCTTAAATAAATCTCATCCTATTCGCAAACATCTGTGAAAATCCGTGCAATCTGTGGGAAAAAACAGATTCAAAAAATCATTTAAAAAATAAAAAATAGGACTGGAAAAACCAATCCTACCCAAACATGATTAAGTGTATAGTTCAGCCATTAACGGCTGCAAGGAATTAAAGCACAAAAAGATTTTTATTGAATGCTTAATCAATGTTCCTTATTACTAATTAAAACTAACTAAGTGACCTTTCGGTTGCATTTACTATGTAAAAGTAATACCTCCTTCTATCTCCCGGAACAAAAGATAAACTGATGCAGCGAAAAAGATCTCTGAAACGGAATTTTCATCCTGTGAAGCGGTTATCAAAAATTGGGGCTGTTTCCTTTTTTAATTTTTATTGTACCCAGTCATTTACCGTAATAACATCAGCCTGTCTTGGGAAAACCTTTCTCATCAGTACATTATGTACTTCTTCATCTCCGTCTTTACAGCAGTCTTCAATCACCGTAAGATTATAATCCTTATCTGAAGCTTCTCTCACTGTAGATAAAACAACACCACTGGTAGAAACTCCAGTCAGTACCAGATGCTGAACATCCAGTCCGCGGAGAACAACTTCAAGATCACTTCCTGTAAAAGCACTAAATCTTCTTTTGGTAATCACGATATCTTTGTCTTCAGGATTAAGATCAGGATGAATAGCAATCCAGTCTTTCATATCAACATCTGCCATATGCTCTTTAATTCCTGAAAATGCTTTGTTTTTAGCACTTATTTCCGGCATTCCCTGTCTGAACCCTACTGTAATATAAATAACTGGAATTTGGCGGGTTCTCGCGGCTTTAATAACTTCTTTAACATTAGATACCAATTCCTGTGAGTCTGGTATATTACTTAATATTGATGACTGCATGTCCATCACCAGTAATGCTGTTTTTGTGTTTTCCATTTTAATTATACTTTATTTATGAATTGTTCTTCTGATTCTTCTAAAAGTTGATTGTTGACCGCTTTGGTCTTGTTCTTTTTAAATAATAAGCGTCTGAAGACGACAGCAATTAAAATCCCTGCAATTCCTTCTATCAGCAAGGTTTTTGGTGCTCCTATTTTCTCTGAAACAAATCCGATCAGGACACTTCCCAAAGGCAGCATCCCGAATATGGCAGTCAACAAAATACTGATCGCTCTTGAACGCATTTCGGGAATCACTTCGGACTGTACAATGATATTACAGGTCGTAAACTGGGCTACACCACCCAAACCGGTAAGTGCTGCGAAGAACATAGACCAGTAGAAATTAGTAGCATATGAAAAGCAGATCAGTCCGACACTCAGAATAACTGTACTCAGGATAAGAATATTCCTCATGGAAGCTCCTTTTTTCAAAGAAGCCAGAAATACCGTCCCGAGAACAGCTCCAATCCCGATAAAACTTGAGATATACCCAAATGTTTTAGCATCACCTTTAAAAATTTCCTTTGCATATACAGGAATTAAAGTATCATAAGGCAAGATCAATAAACCTGTAATACTCAGCATAATGATGACCAGACTGATGGATGGTTCTTTTTTCAGATACCTGAAACCTTCAGCCAATTCTGTAAAAGTTCCTTTTTTACTGGACTTTTTAGGGAGAATCTTTATTTTCATTAATGATATGGAAAGCATTACTGCTGCAAAACTGGCTGCATTGATCAGAAAACAAGTTCCTGCTCCGAATTTTTGGAGGATAATTCCGGAAAGGGCAGGGCCTGCTAATTTTGCAATACTTGCCATGGCTGCACTTAAAGACAGAGCGCTTGGAAGATCTTCATCATCCGTTACCACTTCATTGATCATAGCCTGTCGCGCCGGAATATCATAAGCATTGATAATCCCGAGAAAAATGCTGAGCACAATAAAGCTCCAGATATTCTGATGCCCTGTCATGACCAGAAAGGCCAATAAAGAAGCCTGAATTAATGATAAAATCTGAGTGATCTGTATAATTTTATACCGGTTATAGCGGTCTGCAGCAACCCCACCTAATGCCGAAAATAAAAAGGAAGGGAATTGCTCTGCAAAAATGGTAAGCCCCAACATAAAGGCGGATTGGGTCATGCTGTAAACCACCCAAACTACCGCTGTACGCTGCATCCATGTCCCAAATTGAGAGACAGAACGCCCGAAAAAATACAACGTATAATTGGTGCTTCTGAAAGCCCGGAATGTACTGATATTACTTAATTTGTTCATCTTTTTAGAATAGACTATTTGACAAATAGTGTAAAAATGTCAAAATTGGAATAAATTTTTTTACCCGATATGTTTAATAACCATAGAGGTTAGTGTATTCGCTGTGTTGTTTAAATTTTTAAAATCGTTTTTTAAACCCATCTCGCGCCTTATTCCTCTGATGCTGCTCTGTAGAATAAAGATGATGGTTTCCTGTTCTTCAATGGTCACTTTAGGAATGTCACCATTGCTAATGCTTGTTGAGAATAGATTGAGAAGAAGGTTTCTTTCCGCTTCCATCATTCGGTTGTGGGCATCTGTGATATGCTTGGATTTTTCTTCATTATCCATCCCGGCTTCTATCGCTCTGAAAAATGAAGATCTTTCTTCCGATGTTTTTACTTTAGCCAGACAAAACTCCTGGATTTTTCCTTCAAAAGTGCTTTTCTTCTTCATCCTGGAATCAATCTCAGCAATAACTTCCTTAATCAGGTTATCCAAAACCGCCTGAAAAACTTCTTCCCGGTTTTTATAATAATAATAAATTGATGTTCTGCTTTTCCCGACTGCTTTTGAAATATCATCCATGGTCACTTTCTTTAAACCATATTTCAAATACAGTCCTGAAGCGGTTTCCAGGATTTGTTGTGAAAGCTGATCTTGTTCTGTATGAGATGACATTGTCTGAAAATAGTCTGAAATATGAATGCAAAAATAATATATTTTCGACAAAAAAACAAATTTTGTCAAATTGTTAGTGGATTCTTATTTTTCGATGCCGCTTATAAAAATCAATAAAATTGATTCCATCTTTGCCTCCTTAAAATAAGGTAATGTAAAAAATAAAATTTGCGTTTAATGAAAAAGTAAAACAAAAAAGACTTATTAAAAATAGTAAGTCTTTAAGTGAGCGCGAAAGGATTCGAACCTTTGACGTCCCGATTGAAATCGGGACGCTCTATTTTATGATCTATAAAAAGATTATTGATTAAGAAATAAAAACAAAAAAAGACTCACTGTTACCAGTAAGTCTTTAAGTGAGCGCGAAAGGATTCGAACCTTTGACCGTCTGCTTAGAAGGCAGTGTAAATTTTATTTCTTTTATTTCTATATTTTTTCAAAACTCTAATATTTAGAGGGTTTTGTATTTTTGTATATTCTTTTTTTATCCTAATTTTTCTTATTTTCACTATATTTGTTGTACCTATGTTGTACCTATTAATATCTAATTCATGGCAACGATCAAAATTATTCAAAGAACAAAAGCTCTGTCAAATGGGCTTTATCCTATCTTTTTAAGGATAACTAAAGATAGAAAATCTAAATTCATATCACTGAATTTGTCTTGTGAAAAATCTCAATGGAATGAAACTAAATCTGAGTTCAGAAAGAGTTACCCTAATTTCAAACAACTTAATCATTCATTAGTTGAGATTAAAAATAGGGCAGAAAAAATTATCTCTGATGTTATAGCTAAAGGAGAAGACGTTACATTACATAAGTTTGAGGAATTATTCTTTGATTTTAAGAAAGGAGGTAAAACAGCAGTTAAAGACTTCTGGGAGGAAAAGATAAAGTCACTTGTTGAGTCCAAAAGTGTAGGTAATGCAAGGGCTTACAGAGATACTAAAAATAGCTTTTTTAAATTCGCTGGAGAAAAGCGACCCTATTACTTCAATGATATTACACCGGAATTACTCAATAGATACGAAGTATTTTTAAGATCAAATGATGGCACAGATGGCGGTATTTCTGTAAAGATGAGAACAATCAGAGCATTGTATAATGATGCCATCGAAGAGAATATTGCATCAAAAGAACAATATCCTTTCAAGACCTATAAAATTTCAAAGCTTAAAAATGCTAATAATAAGAGAGCGCTGAATATCGATGATATTGAGAAAATTAAAAAATTAAACATTGCCAAACATCCTGATTTAATTGA
The nucleotide sequence above comes from Chryseobacterium sp. 7. Encoded proteins:
- a CDS encoding MgtC/SapB family protein yields the protein MDILEDLLPILFSVFVGGIIGIEREYQLKSAGLRTMILVTLGACIFTMLSMSLGGPGSPDRIAANIITGIGFVGAGVIFKEDNRVSGLTTAVTIWICASLGMTIGAGYYQEAIIGSLVVFLLLIMFKYVQDIIDKISVRYTYQITLPYEDGVVEKYETLFKEHGLKSIRGKQVRSGEKYTIIWRVQGAAKKHDICTKILLNDLSIEEFRF
- a CDS encoding site-specific integrase encodes the protein MATIKIIQRTKALSNGLYPIFLRITKDRKSKFISLNLSCEKSQWNETKSEFRKSYPNFKQLNHSLVEIKNRAEKIISDVIAKGEDVTLHKFEELFFDFKKGGKTAVKDFWEEKIKSLVESKSVGNARAYRDTKNSFFKFAGEKRPYYFNDITPELLNRYEVFLRSNDGTDGGISVKMRTIRALYNDAIEENIASKEQYPFKTYKISKLKNANNKRALNIDDIEKIKKLNIAKHPDLIDSRNYFIFSYYTRGMNFYDMMMLEWNDIEVDKINYTRRKTKRTFNIKIVEPVQEILDYYKNIDKKTKYIFPILTSDELTPMQIEYRKDKTLKKFNRDLKRIAKVCKIGTKITSYVARHSFATNLKQKGVSTDIISEAMGHQNLAITQAYLKELENDVIDDAMNKLL
- a CDS encoding calcineurin-like phosphoesterase C-terminal domain-containing protein; its protein translation is MPCVLVSAMVFSQTSVSGYVYEDSNKNQKKENREKGIEGVAVSNGVQVVLTDKNGRYSLPVQEDQTIFVIKPSGYQTALNANNLPQFYYHHKSKGSPSDFKYKGVAPTGDLPKELNFPLYPQKEDKNFDILVFGDPQPYTEKELDYFKRGIVNEVKKTKKNAVLGISLGDLVGDNLSLQKPYADVMKEVGLPWYNVMGNHDMNYDAKEDKLSDETFESNFGPANYSFNYGNVHFIILDDILYPDPRDGKGYWGGFREDQLQFIESDLKLVDKNKLIVISFHIPLEHNNEDSFRNADRQKLFDFLNPFQNVLLLSAHTHIQQQIFYGKKAGWNGIKELHEYNVGTTCGDWYSGTPDDAGLPTSTMRDGTAKGYSFITFTDNQYKVKYRTAGKPEEYQIKLYVPKVIPSSRTSAKVLANFFMGSKKDKVEYRIDGGKWEEMEYDETIDPNFALSVFKWDTTEKILPGRRPSNPEMSKHIWEADFPKKLSLGKHKVEVKAVDMYGNEFSASEEFEVQNAIQIP
- a CDS encoding SH3 domain-containing protein yields the protein MKTLWTALFLLMLQLFTAQETEVYADGVFGFEENKTQKIFTDWTRVRQDPGVNAQIVDSLQINQQVTILKKENTVLKLGERNANWYKISYQKGESTLEGYIWGGNLCVGYRNKNGHDFLFGLSKTIDRKNKEFNETQKQNIAGIKVMEGSTLIDEVYFDTGRGEELSFASFNIESGHKLQNVEFTLKAMVSGEACGIASYDQYVLFKDKKLVALPQLTNVGDAGAYYHSEEYVFPNDKGGIPNAFILKVEDMEVDEKDREKKKSSSKTYLWNGSSYQLK
- a CDS encoding TetR/AcrR family transcriptional regulator, whose protein sequence is MSSHTEQDQLSQQILETASGLYLKYGLKKVTMDDISKAVGKSRTSIYYYYKNREEVFQAVLDNLIKEVIAEIDSRMKKKSTFEGKIQEFCLAKVKTSEERSSFFRAIEAGMDNEEKSKHITDAHNRMMEAERNLLLNLFSTSISNGDIPKVTIEEQETIIFILQSSIRGIRREMGLKNDFKNLNNTANTLTSMVIKHIG
- a CDS encoding cysteine hydrolase family protein, which encodes MENTKTALLVMDMQSSILSNIPDSQELVSNVKEVIKAARTRQIPVIYITVGFRQGMPEISAKNKAFSGIKEHMADVDMKDWIAIHPDLNPEDKDIVITKRRFSAFTGSDLEVVLRGLDVQHLVLTGVSTSGVVLSTVREASDKDYNLTVIEDCCKDGDEEVHNVLMRKVFPRQADVITVNDWVQ
- a CDS encoding SusD/RagB family nutrient-binding outer membrane lipoprotein; its protein translation is MKKIIIHLTLAVSVFMLQSCDRTFEEINTDTSKIKDPSVGSLLAPIQYEMGSYGYNRADDFTFDIMQIALDFPSEGNTYSRYYMDEKSGNGYWNTSYKWLKQVSDLRKYATKEQNNNYLAISMVLNAWIASNLTDAFGDVPLSEAVKIEENILRPKYDKQKDIYIQLLNDLKTANSLFNTNQALTETDLFYNANTNSQTGILGWKKFCNSLSLRLLTRILSRNGEVNVYERIQEIVNNPAQYPIFQNNTDSAVLPLSGVSPYLPPIARPQDFTAYRAAGEFFVNAMKDNNDPRMSMFFTKAKATTGEDLGYKGAPSGYALGTAFNYQPSNFNQNLAKAPLKILIMTYSEVQFILAELVNRGIVAGNQQVYYETGVKSIIEQWGATVPANYFSNTKVAYDGSLEKIMLQKYISLFFVDHQQWYEFRRTKLPVLPNNGGLQNSGQMPVRFMYPTTTKVMNADNYNAAVQSMGGDNITVKMWWNK
- a CDS encoding MFS transporter yields the protein MNKLSNISTFRAFRSTNYTLYFFGRSVSQFGTWMQRTAVVWVVYSMTQSAFMLGLTIFAEQFPSFLFSALGGVAADRYNRYKIIQITQILSLIQASLLAFLVMTGHQNIWSFIVLSIFLGIINAYDIPARQAMINEVVTDDEDLPSALSLSAAMASIAKLAGPALSGIILQKFGAGTCFLINAASFAAVMLSISLMKIKILPKKSSKKGTFTELAEGFRYLKKEPSISLVIIMLSITGLLILPYDTLIPVYAKEIFKGDAKTFGYISSFIGIGAVLGTVFLASLKKGASMRNILILSTVILSVGLICFSYATNFYWSMFFAALTGLGGVAQFTTCNIIVQSEVIPEMRSRAISILLTAIFGMLPLGSVLIGFVSEKIGAPKTLLIEGIAGILIAVVFRRLLFKKNKTKAVNNQLLEESEEQFINKV
- a CDS encoding 3-ketoacyl-ACP reductase, translated to MNINGKNAIVTGGGRGLGKAVALALANEGVNVAITGRNEENLKMTVEEIKKLGVNSAYAVFSVDNEIQVKAGIESLAEQLGGIDILINNAGIGDFGSIEEMSSETWEQVIKTNLFGVYYAAKAAHPFMKAKGEGDIVNVASTAGLKGGPNMSAYAASKAAVVSLSQSMMAEWRKQNIRVITLTPSTIASDMSIQGGLTDGNPDKVLQPEDFAEWVRDILKMNRRALIANGSIFSTNP
- the prmA gene encoding 50S ribosomal protein L11 methyltransferase, yielding MQNYLEFNFKISPLQPWNEILMAELIEIGFDSFTEEIDGILGYIQTDLFHEDQLKALPIFENENVKIEYSFEEMPNINWNEEWEKNFSPINIDDKVLIRAEFHESVPGMHEIIIQPKMSFGTGHHPTTHLMIQQMMDIDFNGKKVLDMGCGTSVLAIYAKQQGAGDTKAIDIDEWSVENSKENAVRNSVELDIEQGTAENLGKENFDIILANINRNILISDIPTYVSVLNDGGQLLLSGLCFFDVDDILEVCKESGLELKKQLQREEWVSLLLEK